Proteins from a single region of Abyssalbus ytuae:
- a CDS encoding head GIN domain-containing protein, whose amino-acid sequence MRRFVYIIGLVLFACNNESANDCFQTRGDSVQKEFEVSSFNKILVNEGVEMTLTEGDEYKVVVKTGKNLLDDVKVEVVDGQLILSDNNSCNYFRSYDPTKILVTSPDITEIRSSTQFDIKSEGVLTYPDLVIYSENYREEYQTVGDFYLQINNQSFRLVFNNLSNCYISGTTNLLSINFASGNGRFEGEDLICNNVSIYHRGSNDIIVHAVSTLAGNLYGTGNLISVNHPDEVNVTEYYKGKLIFRD is encoded by the coding sequence ATGAGAAGATTTGTATACATAATAGGATTAGTTTTATTTGCTTGTAATAATGAATCTGCTAATGATTGTTTTCAAACCAGGGGAGATTCGGTGCAGAAAGAATTTGAAGTATCTTCATTTAATAAAATTTTGGTTAATGAAGGCGTTGAAATGACTTTGACAGAAGGTGATGAATATAAAGTAGTAGTTAAAACAGGAAAAAATTTACTGGATGATGTGAAAGTTGAAGTTGTTGACGGACAACTTATTTTATCAGATAACAATAGTTGTAATTACTTCAGAAGTTATGACCCCACAAAAATTTTAGTTACCTCTCCTGATATTACTGAAATAAGAAGTTCTACCCAGTTCGATATAAAATCGGAGGGAGTGTTAACTTACCCCGATTTAGTTATTTATTCAGAAAATTACAGAGAAGAATATCAGACCGTGGGAGATTTTTATCTTCAGATAAACAATCAATCCTTTAGGCTTGTTTTTAACAATTTATCTAATTGCTATATATCGGGGACTACCAATTTGTTAAGTATTAACTTTGCTTCGGGTAACGGAAGATTTGAAGGGGAAGACCTTATTTGCAATAATGTTAGTATCTACCACAGAGGTTCAAACGATATAATTGTACACGCAGTAAGTACCCTTGCCGGGAATTTGTATGGGACGGGAAATCTGATTTCAGTCAACCATCCTGATGAGGTTAACGTTACCGAGTATTATAAAGGTAAACTTATTTTCAGAGATTAA
- a CDS encoding NAD-dependent epimerase/dehydratase family protein — protein MINKGSERILIIGANGQLGSVLTEALKDKYDEEHVIASDLYLNEEYDGIFEIIDATNKSRIQTIVSKYNITQIYHLAAILSAKGEEQPLNTWEINMKTWLNVLEVSRISGISKVFYPSSIAVFGDNAQKDNTPQHSFLDPSTVYGISKVAGENWAHYYYLKYGLDVRSLRFPGIIGYQSMPGGGTTDYAVDIYHKAVKQEKFSCFLKSDTTLPMMFIDDAIRATLELMEAPADKIKVRTSYNISGVSFSPSEVVNSIQKIYPDFEVVYSPDFRQKIARNWPGSINDSEAKKDWGWKQKFNLDDITSVMINKLKEKYKAKSLI, from the coding sequence ATGATTAATAAAGGTAGTGAACGTATCCTCATTATAGGGGCCAACGGTCAGTTGGGATCAGTGTTAACCGAAGCTTTAAAAGACAAATATGATGAAGAACATGTAATAGCTTCCGATTTATACCTGAATGAAGAATATGATGGTATATTTGAAATTATAGATGCTACCAATAAAAGCCGCATACAAACTATTGTGTCAAAATATAACATTACTCAAATATATCATCTGGCAGCAATTTTATCGGCTAAAGGAGAAGAACAACCCCTTAATACCTGGGAAATAAATATGAAGACCTGGTTAAATGTACTGGAGGTATCCAGAATTTCAGGAATAAGTAAAGTTTTTTATCCCAGTTCTATAGCAGTATTTGGCGATAATGCTCAAAAGGATAATACACCCCAACATTCTTTTTTAGACCCGTCCACTGTGTACGGTATAAGTAAAGTAGCAGGAGAAAACTGGGCTCATTATTATTATTTAAAATATGGATTGGATGTAAGGTCTTTACGTTTTCCGGGGATTATAGGTTATCAATCTATGCCCGGTGGTGGTACAACCGATTATGCAGTAGATATTTATCACAAGGCAGTTAAACAGGAAAAATTCAGTTGTTTTTTAAAATCAGACACTACCTTACCTATGATGTTTATCGATGATGCAATAAGAGCAACCTTAGAATTAATGGAAGCCCCGGCAGATAAAATAAAAGTTAGAACTTCATATAATATTTCCGGTGTAAGCTTTTCGCCTTCGGAAGTGGTAAATTCCATTCAAAAAATATATCCGGATTTTGAGGTGGTGTATTCCCCGGATTTCAGGCAAAAGATAGCCCGGAATTGGCCAGGGAGTATTAATGATTCTGAAGCAAAAAAAGATTGGGGCTGGAAGCAAAAATTTAATTTGGATGATATAACTTCGGTGATGATAAATAAACTAAAAGAAAAATACAAAGCAAAAAGCTTAATTTAA
- a CDS encoding prephenate dehydratase encodes MNKVVAIQGIKGSFHHQVAREYFNENVSIHECLSFDTLVSSLLNKQSGMGVMAIENSIAGSIIPNYALIDSNHLHITGEHYINVHQNLMVLPGQKIEDIKEVYSHPMALLQCKEFFKQYPFIKLVEDADTAEVARRIREKNLKGIGAVASKTAAELFDMEILAPEIQTIKNNATRFVIIQTVNSVLPEEEINKASLKFELDHKRGSLAAVLNVMSDCKLNLTKIQSLPKIETPWKYAFFVDVTFDEYSDYAKAKAILEIMAEHFKILGEYKNARI; translated from the coding sequence ATGAATAAAGTAGTAGCAATACAAGGTATAAAAGGTTCTTTCCATCATCAGGTGGCCAGAGAATATTTTAATGAAAATGTTTCAATACATGAATGCCTTTCCTTTGACACACTGGTGAGTAGTTTGTTAAACAAACAATCCGGTATGGGGGTAATGGCAATAGAGAATTCCATTGCCGGCTCTATTATACCCAATTATGCATTAATCGATAGTAACCACCTTCATATAACCGGAGAGCATTATATAAATGTACATCAAAATTTAATGGTTCTTCCGGGACAAAAAATAGAAGATATCAAAGAGGTGTATTCTCATCCTATGGCTTTGTTACAATGTAAAGAGTTTTTTAAACAATACCCCTTTATAAAACTGGTAGAAGATGCTGATACTGCGGAAGTAGCCAGAAGAATACGTGAAAAAAATTTGAAAGGGATCGGGGCAGTGGCAAGTAAAACCGCGGCTGAATTGTTTGATATGGAAATTTTAGCCCCCGAAATACAAACTATTAAAAATAATGCAACGCGATTCGTAATAATTCAGACGGTAAACTCTGTTCTGCCGGAAGAAGAAATAAACAAAGCCTCCCTTAAATTTGAATTAGATCATAAAAGAGGAAGCCTGGCGGCAGTTTTGAATGTGATGAGTGACTGTAAATTGAATCTGACTAAAATTCAGTCGTTGCCCAAAATTGAAACCCCGTGGAAGTATGCATTTTTTGTAGATGTAACTTTTGATGAATATTCAGATTATGCTAAAGCAAAAGCCATTTTGGAAATAATGGCTGAACATTTTAAAATATTAGGAGAATATAAAAACGCCAGAATATGA
- a CDS encoding head GIN domain-containing protein produces MKNSIATFCLILLSYNVFSQHVIEKKVGEFNQVKVFDLIEVNLIRADENKVMIKGRNVEDIEIVNKNGVLKVRMVLDKIFHGEDTFVEVYYTNLNVIDGNEGSRITLNELVKQDNIELRVQEGAYIRAGLEVEYAKIRAVTGGIIEASGLAKYQEIVLNTGGIFEGKSLETQSSDVKITAAGEAEVFATKRVDINVKAGGDVYVYGNPAEVSKKTFAGGRIKIMD; encoded by the coding sequence ATGAAAAATAGTATAGCAACTTTTTGTTTGATATTATTGTCGTACAATGTATTCTCACAACATGTAATAGAGAAAAAAGTGGGAGAGTTTAACCAGGTAAAAGTGTTTGACCTGATTGAGGTAAACCTTATCCGGGCAGATGAAAACAAGGTGATGATTAAAGGACGCAATGTAGAAGATATTGAAATTGTTAACAAAAACGGGGTGCTTAAGGTGAGAATGGTATTAGACAAAATTTTCCATGGAGAAGATACTTTTGTAGAAGTTTACTATACGAATTTAAATGTAATTGATGGCAATGAAGGCTCCAGGATAACTTTAAATGAACTTGTAAAACAAGACAATATAGAGCTTCGGGTACAGGAAGGAGCATATATAAGAGCCGGTTTAGAAGTGGAATATGCAAAAATAAGAGCAGTCACCGGCGGAATTATTGAAGCTTCCGGCTTAGCCAAATACCAAGAGATCGTTTTAAATACCGGAGGCATATTTGAAGGAAAAAGTCTGGAAACACAAAGTTCCGATGTAAAAATAACCGCAGCCGGGGAGGCAGAAGTTTTTGCCACTAAAAGGGTAGACATAAACGTAAAGGCAGGGGGCGATGTGTATGTATATGGTAATCCGGCAGAAGTTTCTAAGAAAACCTTTGCAGGAGGCAGGATAAAAATCATGGATTAA
- a CDS encoding Lrp/AsnC family transcriptional regulator, giving the protein MDKLDPTDIRILQILQNDSKKTTKEIAKILNLTSSPVYERIRRLEKQGFIKKYVAILDKTLINKTVTAICQVSMRYHNKAFIENFEEQIQNLDEVQECYHMAGQVDFLLKINTQSLEEYHDFVKNKLSKIENIGILNSTFVLKEIKHTSEYYI; this is encoded by the coding sequence ATGGACAAACTTGACCCAACAGACATCAGAATTCTTCAGATACTGCAAAATGATTCAAAAAAAACCACTAAGGAAATTGCCAAAATTTTAAATTTGACTTCTTCTCCGGTTTATGAAAGAATACGAAGACTTGAAAAACAAGGGTTTATAAAAAAATATGTAGCGATATTAGACAAAACACTCATTAACAAAACCGTTACTGCCATATGTCAGGTTTCTATGAGATACCATAATAAAGCGTTTATTGAAAATTTTGAAGAACAAATACAAAATTTAGATGAAGTTCAGGAATGCTACCATATGGCAGGCCAGGTAGATTTTTTGCTGAAAATAAACACCCAAAGCCTGGAAGAATATCATGATTTTGTAAAAAACAAACTTTCCAAAATTGAAAACATCGGAATTTTAAACAGCACTTTTGTACTTAAAGAAATTAAACATACTTCGGAATACTATATTTAA
- a CDS encoding prephenate dehydrogenase: MNIFVVGLGLIGGSMALDIKAAYNNLVIYGIDNNEHHLNRALEIGFVDKKASFDDLERADIVILAIPVNAAVNVISRVLDVVNDNAVVFDVGSTKYLICEKVKDHPKRRNFLAAHPIAGTEFSGPDAAVENLFKGKTNIVCEVEKTAFKFQEKAMQLFSDMGMRIRYMDPKSHDKHIAYVSHLSHISSFMLGKTVIEKERNERDIFDMAGSGFESTVRLAKSSPEMWTPIFEQNKENVIETLEEYIENLTQFKELMKKDDFNSIHSEMENTNRIKEILKGITTNNK; this comes from the coding sequence ATGAATATTTTCGTTGTAGGGCTAGGTTTAATAGGAGGGTCTATGGCACTTGATATCAAGGCAGCTTACAATAATCTGGTAATTTATGGAATAGATAATAATGAACACCATTTAAACCGGGCTTTGGAAATTGGCTTTGTTGATAAAAAGGCCTCTTTTGACGACCTTGAAAGAGCCGATATTGTTATCCTGGCAATACCTGTAAATGCAGCTGTAAATGTGATATCCCGTGTTTTGGATGTCGTAAATGATAATGCTGTTGTTTTTGATGTTGGGTCAACAAAGTATTTAATTTGCGAAAAAGTTAAAGATCATCCCAAAAGAAGAAATTTTCTGGCAGCCCATCCTATAGCAGGGACAGAATTTTCAGGTCCGGATGCAGCAGTTGAAAATTTATTTAAGGGAAAAACAAACATAGTCTGCGAAGTTGAAAAGACCGCTTTTAAGTTTCAGGAAAAAGCAATGCAGCTATTTTCGGATATGGGAATGAGAATACGATATATGGATCCCAAGTCGCATGATAAGCATATAGCCTATGTGTCTCATTTATCGCATATAAGTTCTTTTATGCTGGGAAAAACAGTAATTGAAAAAGAAAGAAACGAACGTGATATTTTTGATATGGCAGGAAGTGGTTTTGAAAGCACCGTAAGGCTGGCAAAAAGTTCTCCCGAAATGTGGACGCCGATTTTTGAGCAGAACAAAGAAAATGTGATTGAAACCCTGGAAGAGTATATAGAAAACCTTACACAGTTTAAGGAATTAATGAAAAAAGATGATTTTAATTCAATTCACAGTGAAATGGAAAACACAAATCGTATTAAAGAAATATTAAAAGGAATAACAACGAATAACAAATAG
- a CDS encoding pyridoxal phosphate-dependent aminotransferase, with translation MIEVAKRLHTVEEYYFSKKLREVRELASQGKPIINMGIGSPDLAPSAEVIEALKNSVFDFNAHQYQSYQGLPELRQAIANFYQTHFNVSLDYNTEILPLMGSKEGILHVSMAFLNEGDEVLIPDPGYPTYTSVTNLVGGKAKYYNLHENNGWLPDINEIEKQDLSKVKLMWLNYPHMPTGTNGNHQLFEKLIAFAKKHKILLVNDNPYSFVLNENQVSILNIQGAKEVVLELNSLSKTFNMAGWRVGMVMGNKDNINAVLKVKSNMDSGMFYGIQKGAVTALQLSTDWYKQLNELYKKRRNLIFKLADVLKCTYDKNSVGMFVWAKLPEGVGSAEDFIDNILYTKSIFITPGTIFGSNGKGYIRFSLCVPEEKIEEAINRF, from the coding sequence ATGATTGAAGTAGCAAAGCGTTTACACACTGTAGAAGAATACTACTTTTCAAAAAAATTAAGAGAAGTAAGAGAACTGGCTTCCCAGGGCAAGCCCATAATAAATATGGGTATAGGAAGCCCGGATTTAGCCCCCTCGGCAGAGGTGATTGAAGCATTAAAAAATTCGGTTTTTGATTTTAATGCCCATCAGTATCAAAGTTATCAGGGTTTGCCTGAATTAAGGCAGGCAATTGCCAACTTTTACCAAACACATTTTAATGTGTCGCTTGATTATAATACCGAGATTCTTCCGTTAATGGGGTCTAAAGAAGGAATATTACATGTTAGTATGGCTTTTTTAAATGAAGGAGATGAAGTATTAATTCCTGATCCGGGATACCCTACTTATACATCGGTAACAAATTTAGTGGGAGGTAAAGCTAAATATTACAACCTTCATGAAAACAATGGTTGGCTGCCTGATATTAACGAAATAGAAAAACAAGATCTTTCAAAGGTAAAATTAATGTGGTTAAATTACCCGCATATGCCAACCGGAACCAATGGTAATCATCAATTGTTTGAAAAATTAATTGCCTTTGCAAAAAAACATAAAATATTATTGGTTAATGACAATCCATACAGCTTTGTATTGAATGAAAATCAGGTAAGTATTTTAAACATACAGGGGGCAAAAGAAGTTGTGCTGGAGTTAAACTCCCTAAGCAAAACCTTTAATATGGCCGGCTGGCGTGTGGGAATGGTAATGGGAAATAAAGATAATATTAATGCTGTTCTTAAAGTAAAAAGCAATATGGATAGCGGTATGTTTTACGGGATACAAAAAGGAGCCGTAACGGCACTGCAACTTTCAACCGACTGGTATAAACAACTCAATGAACTGTATAAAAAACGCCGTAATTTAATTTTTAAACTGGCTGATGTTTTGAAATGTACCTATGATAAAAATTCGGTAGGTATGTTTGTATGGGCGAAATTACCGGAAGGAGTGGGGTCTGCTGAAGATTTTATAGATAATATACTCTACACCAAAAGTATTTTTATAACACCCGGAACAATATTTGGCAGTAATGGTAAAGGGTATATCAGGTTTTCACTATGTGTGCCCGAAGAAAAAATAGAAGAAGCAATAAACCGGTTTTAG
- the kbl gene encoding glycine C-acetyltransferase, with product MFSNIKEQLQKELEDIKEAGLFKSERIITTPQGAEINTTVSDEVLNFCANNYLGLSSHPDVIKAAKEAIDTHGYGMSSVRFICGTQDIHKQLEQKTADFLGMEDCILYAAAFDANGGVFEPILGPEDAIISDELNHASIIDGIRLCKAQRFRYSHNNMQDLEEKLKEAKNCRRKLIVTDGSFSMDGTIAQLDKICDLADKYQAMVMIDECHSTGFIGKTGRGTHEYRNVMGRVDIITGTYGKALGGASGGFTAARKEIVEMLRQRSRPYLFSNTVAPSIVGGSIKVLELLSSSTSLRDKLEENTKYFRKEMAAAGFDIIPGDHPIVPVMLYDAKLAQEFAARLLEEGIYVIGFFYPVVPKGKARIRVQLSAAHEQSHLEKAVNAFIKVGKELKVI from the coding sequence ATGTTTTCAAATATAAAAGAACAACTACAAAAAGAACTGGAAGATATTAAAGAGGCGGGCTTGTTTAAATCTGAAAGAATAATTACCACGCCGCAGGGAGCTGAGATAAATACTACAGTATCTGATGAAGTGCTGAATTTTTGTGCAAACAACTACCTAGGACTTTCTTCTCATCCGGATGTTATCAAGGCAGCAAAAGAAGCAATAGATACTCATGGATATGGAATGTCTTCAGTGAGGTTTATATGTGGCACCCAGGACATTCACAAACAACTGGAACAAAAAACAGCAGATTTTTTAGGAATGGAAGATTGTATCCTGTACGCTGCTGCTTTTGATGCAAACGGTGGTGTATTTGAACCTATCCTGGGCCCTGAAGATGCCATTATTTCAGATGAATTAAACCACGCCTCAATTATTGACGGAATTCGATTGTGTAAAGCCCAACGTTTCAGATACTCACATAATAATATGCAGGATTTGGAAGAAAAATTAAAGGAAGCTAAAAACTGCAGAAGAAAACTAATAGTTACCGACGGATCTTTTTCTATGGACGGGACCATAGCCCAGCTGGATAAAATATGTGATCTGGCAGATAAGTACCAAGCAATGGTAATGATAGATGAATGTCATTCCACAGGTTTTATAGGCAAAACAGGCAGGGGGACCCATGAATACAGGAATGTAATGGGCAGAGTGGATATTATTACCGGCACCTATGGTAAAGCCTTGGGAGGCGCTTCAGGCGGTTTTACTGCAGCCAGAAAAGAAATAGTAGAAATGTTAAGACAACGTTCAAGGCCTTATTTGTTTTCAAATACAGTAGCACCTTCAATAGTGGGAGGGTCTATCAAAGTTCTGGAACTGCTAAGTTCTTCAACTTCATTAAGAGATAAACTTGAAGAAAACACAAAATATTTCAGGAAAGAAATGGCCGCTGCCGGGTTTGATATAATTCCCGGAGATCATCCCATAGTACCCGTAATGCTATATGATGCTAAATTAGCACAGGAGTTTGCGGCAAGATTATTAGAAGAAGGTATATATGTAATAGGATTCTTTTATCCGGTAGTACCAAAAGGAAAAGCAAGAATAAGGGTACAACTCTCTGCAGCTCATGAACAATCTCATTTAGAAAAAGCTGTAAATGCATTTATTAAAGTGGGGAAAGAACTAAAAGTAATATAG
- a CDS encoding bifunctional 3-deoxy-7-phosphoheptulonate synthase/chorismate mutase type II, translated as MENSKALRSWLDDLKLDHPLVIAGPCSAETEEQVLKIAHELKNSDVNYYRAGIWKPRTRPGNFEGVGALGLKWLQRVKEETGMKTATEVANAAHVKLALEHDIDLLWIGARSTVSPFIVQEIADALEGTDKIVLVKNPVNPDLSLWLGGIERLYTKNIKKLGVIHRGFSTYEKTKYRNIPEWQLAIELQNKFPDLPLICDPSHITGRRDMIFDVSQTALDLNFDGLMIETHIDPDNAWSDAAQQVTPDKLKQIMKDLIIRKETDEEAEYNTRLGNLRAQIDIIDNNLIETLSKRMKVSGDIGVLKKQKNVAVLQSKRWNEILGKMILEGEEKGLSEEFVLRIFKAIHQESINHQEKIING; from the coding sequence ATGGAAAATTCTAAAGCATTAAGATCGTGGTTAGATGACTTAAAACTTGACCATCCGTTAGTAATAGCCGGTCCATGTAGTGCAGAGACAGAAGAGCAGGTGTTAAAAATAGCACATGAGCTAAAAAATTCAGATGTAAATTATTACAGGGCAGGAATATGGAAACCCAGAACACGCCCAGGTAATTTTGAAGGAGTAGGCGCATTAGGTCTTAAATGGCTTCAGAGAGTTAAAGAAGAAACAGGAATGAAAACAGCTACCGAAGTAGCCAATGCTGCCCACGTAAAACTGGCATTAGAGCATGATATTGATTTACTTTGGATAGGCGCACGCTCTACAGTTAGTCCTTTTATAGTACAGGAAATTGCCGATGCTCTTGAAGGCACCGATAAAATAGTTCTCGTTAAAAATCCTGTAAACCCGGATTTATCATTGTGGCTGGGAGGAATAGAAAGGCTATATACTAAAAACATAAAAAAACTGGGAGTTATTCACCGGGGCTTTTCAACCTATGAAAAAACAAAATATCGCAATATTCCCGAATGGCAACTTGCCATAGAACTTCAAAATAAATTTCCCGATCTTCCTCTTATTTGTGATCCTTCTCATATTACCGGCAGAAGGGATATGATTTTCGATGTTTCACAAACAGCTTTAGATTTAAATTTTGATGGTTTAATGATTGAAACGCATATTGACCCCGATAATGCATGGAGTGATGCCGCACAACAAGTTACTCCCGATAAATTAAAACAAATAATGAAAGATCTGATAATTAGAAAGGAAACCGATGAAGAAGCAGAATATAATACCAGATTAGGTAATTTAAGGGCGCAAATAGATATTATTGACAATAATCTTATAGAAACCTTAAGTAAAAGAATGAAAGTTTCCGGCGATATAGGAGTGCTTAAAAAACAGAAAAATGTTGCAGTACTTCAATCTAAACGGTGGAATGAAATCCTGGGGAAAATGATTTTGGAAGGTGAAGAAAAAGGACTTAGTGAAGAGTTTGTACTAAGAATTTTCAAAGCCATCCACCAGGAGTCCATTAATCATCAGGAAAAAATAATTAACGGATAA
- the gldA gene encoding gliding motility-associated ABC transporter ATP-binding subunit GldA has protein sequence MSIEVHKISKNYNNQKALNNISFSIKKGEIVGFLGPNGAGKSTMMKILTSYITANEGNAVVNGFDVLKYKQDVQKSIGYLPEHNPLYPEMYVKEYLHFNADVYKVPKSRIDEVITLTGLTSESHKKIGQLSKGYRQRVGLATALLHNPDVLILDEPTTGLDPNQLSEIRALIKNTGKEKTVLLSTHIMQEVEAICDRVIIINKGKIVADKKLTALREDQKQIIEVEFDYRVEEVLLKGLPNIEKVTNIIGFVYELTFDTSKDMRPVVFDFAHDNGLKILHLNTKNKNLETLFKELTSN, from the coding sequence ATGTCAATAGAGGTTCATAAAATATCTAAAAACTATAATAATCAAAAGGCTTTAAACAACATTTCTTTTTCAATAAAGAAAGGAGAGATTGTCGGTTTTCTGGGTCCTAACGGTGCGGGTAAATCTACGATGATGAAAATATTGACCTCATACATAACGGCTAATGAGGGAAATGCGGTTGTAAACGGATTTGATGTATTAAAATACAAGCAGGATGTACAAAAAAGTATTGGTTATTTACCGGAACATAACCCTTTGTATCCTGAAATGTATGTAAAAGAATATCTTCATTTTAATGCTGATGTGTATAAAGTGCCCAAAAGCAGAATTGATGAAGTTATTACCCTTACCGGCTTAACTTCCGAATCACATAAAAAAATAGGACAGTTATCAAAAGGTTATCGCCAGCGTGTGGGTTTGGCTACTGCACTTTTACACAATCCTGATGTGTTAATTTTAGATGAGCCAACTACAGGTCTTGACCCAAACCAGCTTTCGGAGATAAGAGCTCTTATTAAAAACACAGGCAAAGAAAAAACCGTACTGTTATCAACCCACATCATGCAGGAAGTAGAAGCTATTTGTGACCGGGTTATAATAATTAATAAAGGAAAAATTGTGGCCGATAAAAAACTTACTGCCTTACGTGAGGATCAAAAGCAAATAATTGAAGTTGAGTTTGATTACCGGGTGGAAGAAGTATTACTGAAAGGATTACCTAATATTGAAAAGGTTACAAATATTATTGGCTTTGTATATGAACTAACTTTTGATACTTCCAAAGATATGAGGCCTGTAGTTTTTGATTTTGCTCATGATAACGGGTTAAAAATCTTACACCTCAACACAAAAAACAAAAATCTGGAAACCCTGTTTAAAGAATTGACTTCTAATTAA